In Arthrobacter burdickii, one DNA window encodes the following:
- a CDS encoding PH domain-containing protein encodes MTAHEPSGGPATPGSEGAEGAGQPGPVDHSGDAWQRVHFISPLVRGWIALAAIVYFVGRDWFEGLFDAGTRGRSPLPEGVGLLLAAGVVLGVVLVIAAAFFVSWYFTRYQVTAEHVRVHSGVVFRQQRQARLDRVQAIDIVQPFLARIFGLAELKFEVADAGESAVRLAFLKLDDARKLRATILARAAGVTDPEHPEEAVEAPEREVVVIPPARVLGAAVLSGTTIALVVAAAVVITLGVVFRTPIIATSFIPVLIGVGGSYWSALNTGYNFRAATSPDGIRLRYGLLDTRAQTVPPGRVQALGIVQSPLWRLKGWYRVTGNVAGYGLSASTEGQARTTLLPVGTRDEVLQILALVLPDPGTLRPVEVFSAGMTGRDGEEGFLTSPRRARWLAPLAWRRNGFAVTRTALLLRSGALWRQLVVVPHERTQSLSIEQGPIDRRFRVSNLQFQTTPGPVTPRVSLVDSAGAWELFHGQAVRAAEARRRSGPEQWMKTRPAEPSAQGPVPDVLPEAPVYAPAAAQGEEPADDQR; translated from the coding sequence GTGACGGCGCACGAACCGTCCGGCGGCCCGGCGACCCCCGGATCCGAGGGGGCCGAGGGAGCAGGACAACCGGGCCCCGTTGACCACTCCGGGGATGCCTGGCAGCGTGTCCATTTCATCTCCCCGCTCGTGCGCGGCTGGATCGCACTGGCTGCCATCGTCTACTTCGTGGGCAGGGACTGGTTCGAGGGACTCTTCGACGCCGGGACGAGGGGACGCAGCCCCCTGCCCGAGGGTGTCGGCCTCCTCCTGGCGGCAGGGGTCGTGCTCGGCGTGGTCCTCGTCATCGCGGCCGCCTTCTTCGTCTCCTGGTACTTCACGCGGTACCAGGTGACCGCCGAGCACGTGCGCGTGCACTCCGGCGTCGTGTTCCGGCAGCAGCGGCAGGCGCGCCTGGACAGGGTCCAGGCCATCGACATCGTCCAGCCCTTCCTCGCCCGGATCTTCGGGCTCGCCGAGCTCAAGTTCGAGGTGGCCGACGCGGGGGAATCCGCGGTACGCCTCGCGTTCCTGAAGCTCGACGACGCGCGGAAGCTGCGCGCCACCATCCTCGCGCGCGCAGCGGGCGTAACGGACCCGGAGCACCCGGAGGAGGCCGTCGAGGCCCCCGAACGTGAGGTCGTGGTGATTCCGCCCGCCCGCGTCCTCGGTGCCGCGGTCCTGTCCGGGACGACGATCGCGCTGGTCGTGGCGGCCGCCGTCGTCATCACCCTCGGCGTGGTGTTCCGCACGCCGATCATCGCGACGTCGTTCATCCCCGTCCTCATCGGCGTCGGGGGCTCCTACTGGTCCGCGCTGAACACGGGCTACAACTTCCGCGCCGCCACCTCGCCCGACGGCATCCGGCTTCGCTACGGCCTGCTGGACACCCGTGCGCAGACCGTTCCTCCGGGACGGGTGCAGGCTCTGGGCATCGTGCAGTCCCCGCTGTGGCGCCTGAAGGGGTGGTACCGCGTCACGGGGAACGTGGCGGGGTACGGGCTGTCCGCTTCCACCGAGGGGCAGGCACGCACCACCCTGCTCCCCGTCGGCACCCGCGACGAGGTGCTGCAGATCCTGGCCCTCGTCCTGCCCGATCCGGGGACACTCCGTCCCGTCGAGGTCTTCTCCGCCGGGATGACGGGCCGCGACGGTGAGGAGGGCTTTCTCACCAGCCCGCGCCGCGCACGATGGCTCGCACCGCTGGCATGGCGGCGCAACGGCTTCGCGGTGACGCGCACGGCCCTCCTCCTGCGCTCGGGCGCGCTGTGGCGGCAACTCGTCGTCGTGCCGCACGAGCGGACCCAGTCCTTGTCGATCGAGCAGGGTCCGATCGATCGCCGCTTCCGGGTATCAAACCTGCAGTTCCAGACGACTCCGGGCCCGGTCACTCCGCGCGTCTCCCTGGTCGACTCCGCCGGCGCGTGGGAGCTGTTCCACGGCCAGGCGGTGCGGGCAGCGGAGGCCCGGCGCCGCAGCGGGCCCGAGCAGTGGATGAAAACCCGCCCGGCGGAGCCCTCCGCGCAGGGTCCCGTCCCGGACGTCCTGCCCGAGGCGCCGGTGTACGCACCCGCAGCCGCTCAAGGGGAGGAACCCGCCGATGACCAGCGCTGA
- a CDS encoding PH domain-containing protein, whose amino-acid sequence MPREPIDPSGLQWARVSPKYLRVRLLGWLIGSLIWVVLCSIPLVLRLTGAWESFPPLGVAAGLPAVVLVIAVWRGLLLPRQVAAIGYAERDEDLLLRQGVFFQRTLVVPYGRMQYVDVSVGPLERAFGICTLKLHTASPATNASLPGLPTEEGTRLREQLSARGEARLAGL is encoded by the coding sequence ATGCCTAGGGAACCGATCGACCCCTCCGGACTCCAGTGGGCCCGGGTATCCCCGAAGTACCTGCGCGTCCGGCTGCTCGGCTGGCTCATCGGGTCCCTGATCTGGGTGGTCCTGTGCAGCATCCCGCTGGTCCTCCGCCTCACGGGCGCCTGGGAATCCTTCCCGCCCCTGGGGGTGGCAGCGGGCCTGCCCGCCGTCGTGCTGGTCATCGCGGTCTGGCGGGGCCTCCTGCTCCCGCGCCAGGTCGCCGCGATCGGCTACGCGGAGCGCGACGAGGACCTCCTCCTGCGCCAGGGAGTCTTCTTCCAGCGCACCCTGGTGGTGCCGTACGGCCGCATGCAGTACGTCGACGTCTCCGTCGGGCCCCTCGAGCGCGCCTTCGGGATCTGCACGCTGAAGCTGCACACCGCGTCCCCCGCCACGAACGCCTCCCTTCCCGGGCTGCCCACCGAGGAGGGCACGAGGCTGCGCGAGCAGTTGTCGGCGCGGGGAGAAGCTCGGCTGGCCGGGCTGTGA
- a CDS encoding DUF3180 domain-containing protein, with protein sequence MNSLRFRWLALVGLVAGFTGWLVNWLATRNGYGTPTLPLTSLVTTAVIIAITLVFGRRVLQWRNGKRDRPLDPILATRTLVLAQACAYAGALSLGWHAGIFVDQLTLLSVRSTTAPLWGSVALMVGGTLMIMVGLVVEDFCKLPPDDDGTGAPGHSEGEYA encoded by the coding sequence GTGAACTCCCTTCGGTTCCGCTGGCTGGCCCTGGTGGGCCTGGTGGCCGGATTCACCGGCTGGCTGGTCAACTGGCTCGCCACCCGCAACGGCTACGGCACGCCGACCCTGCCGCTGACCTCCCTCGTCACCACCGCCGTGATCATCGCCATCACCCTGGTGTTCGGGCGCCGTGTCCTCCAGTGGCGCAACGGCAAGCGGGACCGGCCCCTCGACCCGATCCTCGCGACCCGTACCCTGGTCCTCGCCCAGGCCTGCGCCTATGCGGGCGCGCTCAGCCTCGGCTGGCACGCGGGCATCTTCGTGGACCAGCTGACGCTGCTGTCGGTCCGCTCCACCACAGCACCCCTCTGGGGATCCGTGGCACTCATGGTGGGCGGAACCCTGATGATTATGGTGGGATTGGTGGTCGAGGACTTCTGCAAACTTCCTCCGGACGACGACGGCACGGGCGCTCCGGGCCACAGCGAGGGGGAATATGCCTAG
- the folK gene encoding 2-amino-4-hydroxy-6-hydroxymethyldihydropteridine diphosphokinase, which produces MLAVADLVESEHVRLHAVSPVVRTKPVGGPEQPDYLNMVVEVETDLGPYELLAHCQSVEDKHHRKRTVRWGPRTLDVDIITYGTWTSDDESLTIPHPRAASRAFVLQPWAWMDAGAELAGRPVAELASEAEDIAGLVPFEEV; this is translated from the coding sequence ATGCTGGCCGTCGCCGACCTCGTGGAATCGGAGCACGTGCGCCTCCACGCGGTCTCGCCCGTGGTGCGGACGAAGCCCGTGGGAGGCCCGGAGCAGCCCGACTACCTCAACATGGTGGTCGAGGTGGAGACGGACCTCGGCCCGTACGAGCTCCTCGCCCACTGCCAGTCCGTGGAGGACAAGCACCACCGCAAGCGCACGGTGCGCTGGGGCCCCCGCACGCTCGACGTCGACATCATCACCTACGGGACCTGGACGTCCGACGACGAGTCCCTGACGATCCCGCACCCCCGCGCGGCCTCGCGCGCCTTCGTGCTGCAGCCCTGGGCCTGGATGGATGCGGGAGCGGAACTGGCAGGCCGCCCCGTGGCCGAGCTGGCCTCGGAAGCCGAGGACATCGCGGGCCTGGTGCCCTTCGAGGAAGTCTAG
- the folB gene encoding dihydroneopterin aldolase: protein MSGHPAPGRTGSPSGLLDTVELTGITAKGYHGVFDHERRDGQPFVVDLVLHLDLQPAGTSDDLARTAHYGEVAELVHGIIAGAPFDLIEALAETIAAAVLGSFPVAAVDVTVHKPKAPIAVPFGDVAVTLRRSRA, encoded by the coding sequence GTGAGCGGACACCCCGCGCCGGGCCGTACCGGTTCGCCCTCGGGCCTGCTCGACACGGTGGAGCTGACGGGTATCACCGCCAAGGGCTACCACGGAGTCTTCGACCACGAGCGGCGCGACGGGCAGCCCTTCGTCGTGGACCTCGTGCTCCACCTGGACCTGCAGCCCGCAGGGACCAGCGACGACCTCGCCCGGACCGCGCACTACGGCGAGGTCGCCGAACTGGTCCACGGCATCATCGCCGGCGCACCCTTCGACCTCATCGAAGCCCTCGCCGAGACCATCGCCGCCGCGGTCCTGGGATCCTTCCCCGTGGCCGCCGTCGACGTCACCGTCCACAAGCCGAAGGCCCCCATCGCGGTGCCGTTCGGCGACGTCGCCGTGACCCTGCGCAGGAGCCGGGCGTGA
- the folP gene encoding dihydropteroate synthase, with protein MDSLAAAPGTGPSTSPLPVIRPVRVAKAVGDLPADRAVVLGILNVTPDSFSDGGRYATTDDAISHGLRMHYGGADIIDVGGESTRPNARQVSVEEELTRVLPVVGALVKAGALVSIDTMHAETARQALDAGAAIINDISGAEYDPAMPALVAERRVPYILTHRRGTAATMDGLAHYDDVVSDVVAELVELRDRFVAAGVAADQIILDPGLGFAKTDEHNWAILRDLDAFTALGHRLLVGASRKRFLGTLLTSAGKAAAPAERDYASLAVASLAAAAGAWGVRVHDPAATLDAVKVAAAIGPRR; from the coding sequence ATGGATTCTCTCGCCGCAGCGCCCGGAACAGGGCCGTCGACCTCACCGCTGCCGGTGATCCGGCCCGTCCGCGTGGCCAAGGCCGTCGGGGACCTTCCCGCGGACCGCGCCGTCGTGCTGGGGATCCTGAACGTCACGCCCGACTCCTTCAGTGACGGCGGCAGGTACGCCACCACCGACGACGCGATCAGCCATGGCCTGCGGATGCACTACGGCGGCGCGGACATCATCGACGTCGGCGGCGAGTCCACGCGCCCCAACGCCCGGCAGGTGTCGGTCGAGGAGGAGCTGACCCGGGTGCTTCCCGTCGTGGGGGCACTCGTGAAGGCCGGGGCCCTCGTCAGCATCGACACCATGCACGCGGAGACCGCCCGGCAGGCCCTCGACGCCGGAGCGGCCATCATCAACGACATCTCCGGAGCGGAGTACGATCCCGCGATGCCGGCCCTCGTCGCCGAGCGTCGCGTCCCGTACATCCTGACGCATCGCCGGGGGACCGCGGCGACCATGGACGGCCTGGCGCACTACGACGACGTCGTCTCCGACGTGGTGGCGGAACTCGTCGAACTGCGGGACCGCTTCGTCGCCGCCGGTGTCGCCGCCGACCAGATCATCCTCGACCCGGGACTGGGCTTCGCGAAGACGGACGAGCACAACTGGGCGATCCTCCGCGACCTCGACGCCTTCACCGCGCTCGGCCACCGCCTGCTCGTCGGCGCGTCCCGCAAGCGGTTCCTCGGCACGCTCCTGACCTCGGCCGGAAAGGCCGCGGCCCCGGCCGAGCGCGACTACGCCTCACTCGCGGTCGCCAGCCTGGCCGCCGCCGCCGGCGCATGGGGCGTGCGGGTCCATGACCCTGCCGCGACGCTCGACGCCGTCAAGGTCGCCGCTGCCATAGGCCCGCGACGGTGA
- the folE gene encoding GTP cyclohydrolase I FolE gives MTDFDDEVVEAALVAVGSPVDQDRIQRAVREILAAIGEDPDRDGLLDTPKRVAKAYAEMFAGLHQDAGEVLSTSFDLNHQELVLVKDIPFYSTCEHHLVPFHGSAHVGYIPSEDGRVTGLSKLARLVEVYARRPQIQERLTTQIVDAMMEHLKPKGAIVVIECEHMCMSMRGIRKPGAKTVTSAVRGQIRETATRAEAMSLILGR, from the coding sequence ATGACTGATTTCGACGACGAGGTGGTGGAAGCCGCCCTGGTGGCCGTGGGATCGCCCGTGGACCAGGACCGTATCCAGCGGGCGGTCCGGGAGATCCTCGCCGCGATCGGGGAGGACCCGGACCGTGACGGCCTGCTCGACACCCCCAAGCGCGTGGCGAAGGCGTACGCGGAGATGTTCGCCGGCCTGCACCAGGACGCGGGGGAGGTCCTCTCGACCTCGTTCGACCTGAACCACCAGGAACTCGTGCTGGTGAAGGACATCCCGTTCTACTCCACGTGCGAGCACCACCTCGTGCCGTTCCACGGTTCCGCCCACGTCGGCTACATCCCGTCCGAGGACGGCCGGGTCACCGGCCTGAGCAAGCTCGCGCGCCTGGTCGAGGTCTATGCGCGTCGCCCACAGATCCAGGAACGGCTGACGACGCAGATCGTCGATGCGATGATGGAACACCTGAAACCCAAGGGCGCGATCGTCGTCATCGAATGCGAACACATGTGCATGTCGATGCGCGGGATCAGGAAGCCCGGCGCGAAGACCGTCACGTCCGCCGTCCGCGGCCAGATCCGCGAGACGGCGACGCGTGCCGAGGCCATGAGCCTCATACTCGGAAGGTAG
- the ftsH gene encoding ATP-dependent zinc metalloprotease FtsH — translation MKFKNLFKGPVLWIVLAVVALLLVLPSLFGTGSSRVDTNVGLQLLQDDQVSQAKIYDGEQRVDLTLREDYEDMGKSVQFYYSTARAESVVDAINTSDTDGFTDQPAESNWLLSLAGLIFPILILGVIFWFLLSRMQGGGSKVMQFGKSKAKLISKDMPQVTFNDVAGADEAVEELLEIKEFLQEPAKFQALGAKIPKGVLLYGPPGTGKTLLARAVAGEAGVPFYSISGSDFVEMFVGVGASRVRDLFEQAKNNSPAIIFVDEIDAVGRHRGAGIGGGNDEREQTLNQLLVEMDGFDATTNVILIAATNRPDVLDPALLRPGRFDRQIGVEAPDMKGREHILSVHAKGKPMTSGVDLKAVAKKTPGFTGADLANVLNEAALLTARSNAQLIDDRALDEAIDRVIAGPQKRSRVMKELERKITAYHEGGHALVAAALRNTDPVTKVTILPRGRALGYTMVMPSDDKYSVTRNELLDQLAYAMGGRVAEEIVFHDPSTGASNDIEKATGTARKMVTQYGMSERIGAVKLGQGAGEPFLGRDMGSDRDYSDQIALVVDEEVRRLIDNAHDEAYQILTENRDVLDRLALELLERETLNQAEIAEVFTTVRKRDLREVWLSKQTRPVHSLPPVTSPKERAEALESGRPAPESVAPQDQIADANIPSDFDVQGSELPSPESGDGPRDGRDS, via the coding sequence ATGAAATTCAAGAATCTCTTCAAGGGGCCCGTCCTCTGGATCGTCCTGGCAGTCGTGGCGCTCCTGCTGGTCCTCCCGAGTCTTTTCGGTACGGGCAGTTCCCGGGTCGACACCAACGTCGGGCTCCAGCTCCTCCAGGATGACCAGGTCTCGCAGGCCAAGATCTACGACGGCGAGCAGCGCGTGGACCTCACGCTGCGCGAGGACTACGAGGACATGGGCAAGAGTGTCCAGTTCTACTACAGCACCGCCCGCGCCGAGAGCGTGGTCGACGCCATCAACACCTCGGACACGGACGGCTTCACCGACCAGCCCGCCGAGAGCAACTGGCTGCTCAGCCTCGCCGGCCTGATCTTCCCCATCCTGATCCTCGGCGTCATCTTCTGGTTCCTGCTCAGCCGCATGCAGGGCGGCGGCTCCAAGGTCATGCAGTTCGGCAAGTCCAAGGCCAAGCTCATCTCCAAGGACATGCCCCAGGTGACGTTCAACGACGTCGCCGGCGCGGACGAGGCGGTCGAGGAGCTCCTCGAGATCAAGGAGTTCCTGCAGGAACCCGCCAAGTTCCAGGCCCTCGGCGCCAAGATCCCCAAGGGTGTCCTCCTGTACGGCCCTCCGGGCACCGGCAAGACCCTCCTCGCCCGGGCAGTCGCCGGCGAGGCCGGAGTCCCCTTCTACTCCATCTCCGGCTCCGACTTCGTCGAGATGTTCGTCGGCGTCGGCGCATCCCGTGTCCGTGACCTGTTCGAGCAGGCAAAGAACAACTCGCCCGCCATCATCTTCGTGGACGAGATCGACGCCGTCGGCCGCCACCGCGGCGCCGGCATCGGCGGAGGCAACGACGAGCGCGAGCAGACCCTCAACCAGCTCCTGGTCGAGATGGACGGCTTCGACGCCACGACGAACGTGATCCTCATCGCGGCGACCAACCGACCGGACGTCCTCGACCCGGCGCTCCTGCGGCCCGGACGGTTCGACCGCCAGATCGGCGTGGAGGCCCCCGACATGAAGGGCCGCGAGCACATCCTCAGCGTGCACGCCAAGGGCAAGCCCATGACCTCCGGCGTCGACCTCAAGGCCGTCGCGAAGAAGACCCCCGGCTTCACCGGTGCCGACCTCGCGAACGTCCTCAACGAGGCCGCGCTCCTCACGGCCCGTTCGAACGCGCAGCTCATCGACGACCGCGCACTCGACGAGGCGATCGACCGCGTCATCGCCGGACCGCAGAAGCGCAGCCGGGTGATGAAGGAGCTGGAGCGGAAGATCACCGCGTACCACGAGGGCGGCCACGCCCTGGTGGCGGCGGCGCTGCGCAACACGGACCCGGTGACGAAGGTGACCATCCTGCCGCGCGGCCGTGCCCTCGGGTACACGATGGTCATGCCGAGCGACGACAAGTACTCCGTGACGAGGAACGAACTGCTCGACCAGCTCGCCTACGCCATGGGCGGCCGGGTCGCCGAGGAGATCGTGTTCCACGACCCCTCCACCGGCGCCTCCAACGACATCGAGAAGGCCACCGGGACCGCGCGCAAGATGGTCACCCAGTACGGCATGAGCGAGCGCATCGGCGCCGTGAAGCTCGGACAGGGCGCCGGCGAGCCGTTCCTCGGCCGCGACATGGGCAGCGACCGCGACTACTCCGACCAGATCGCCCTCGTGGTCGACGAGGAGGTCCGCCGCCTCATCGACAACGCCCACGACGAGGCCTACCAGATCCTCACCGAGAACCGGGACGTGCTGGACCGGCTCGCCCTCGAACTGCTCGAGCGCGAGACGCTGAACCAGGCCGAGATCGCGGAGGTCTTCACGACCGTGCGCAAGCGCGACCTGCGCGAGGTGTGGCTGTCGAAGCAGACCCGCCCCGTGCACTCGCTCCCGCCGGTCACCTCCCCGAAGGAACGCGCCGAAGCCCTCGAGAGCGGCCGGCCCGCCCCCGAGTCCGTCGCTCCGCAGGACCAGATCGCCGACGCGAACATCCCCAGCGACTTCGACGTCCAGGGCTCGGAGCTGCCGTCGCCCGAGTCGGGCGACGGCCCCAGGGACGGCCGGGACAGCTAG
- the hpt gene encoding hypoxanthine phosphoribosyltransferase: MDSNDVQSDLKHVLYTREEIQQRINELAEQIDADYQGRDILLVGVLKGAVMVMADLARALHSHITMDWMAVSSYGSGTQSSGVVRILKDLETDLMGKHVLIAEDIIDSGLTLSWLKANLLSRGPASVEICTLLRKPDAAKVDIDVKYVGYDIPNEFVVGYGLDFAEKYRNLDFIGTLAPHVYE, translated from the coding sequence GTGGATTCCAACGACGTCCAGTCAGATCTCAAGCACGTCCTCTACACCAGGGAGGAGATCCAGCAGCGGATCAACGAACTGGCGGAGCAGATCGATGCCGACTACCAGGGCCGGGACATCCTCCTCGTGGGTGTCCTCAAGGGTGCGGTCATGGTGATGGCCGACCTCGCGCGGGCGCTCCACTCCCACATCACGATGGACTGGATGGCGGTCTCGTCGTACGGATCGGGGACCCAGTCGTCCGGCGTCGTGCGCATCCTCAAGGACCTCGAGACGGACCTCATGGGCAAGCACGTCCTGATCGCCGAGGACATCATCGACTCCGGCCTGACCCTGTCCTGGCTCAAGGCGAACCTCCTGTCCCGCGGTCCCGCGTCGGTCGAGATCTGCACGCTCCTGCGCAAGCCCGATGCCGCGAAGGTCGATATCGACGTCAAGTACGTGGGCTACGACATCCCCAATGAATTCGTCGTCGGGTACGGACTCGACTTCGCGGAGAAGTACCGCAACCTCGATTTCATCGGCACGCTGGCACCCCACGTCTACGAATAG